A portion of the Thunnus albacares chromosome 23, fThuAlb1.1, whole genome shotgun sequence genome contains these proteins:
- the osbpl8 gene encoding oxysterol-binding protein-related protein 8 isoform X2: MESSSESQQEPEKTLHHAELREHHATSAAVVCGDDTVLLTPGRMSQRQVKERDKEREKEAGLLTPNREHVATPSTLSPGVSYTHGFERGKEDLLPLPLKEDSHSISKSKSETKLYNGSDKDVSASGGKLTKKESLKVQKKNYREEKKRATKELLSTITDPSVIVMADWLKIRGTLKSWTKLWCVLKPGVLLIYKTHKNGQWVGTVLLNACELIERPSKKDGFCFKLFHPLEQSIWAVKGPKGEAVGSITQPLPSSHLIFRAASESDGRCWMDALELALKCSSLLKRTMIREGKEDMSTVATGGEHSINFYSLLRAHNIHGFQFNDSDHLKDPDLYSDKSDREGEQDHEESDPEGLEKSEESDSDTSERQDDSYIDLDPNEHLRETPYLEQSHEELGEAGEAAQTETVSEENKSLIWTLLKQVRPGMDLSKVVLPTFILEPRSFLDKLSDYYYHADFLSEAAVEENAYNRMKKVVKWYISGFYKKPKGLKKPYNPIIGETYRCMWLHQKTNSKTFYIAEQVSHHPPVSAFYVSNRKDGFCLSGSILAKSKFYGNSLSAILDGEARLTFLNRGEDYVMNMPYAHCKGILYGTMTLELGGQITIACEKTGYSAQLEFKLKPFLGSSDSVNQISGKIKLGKEVLATLEGHWDSEIFINDKKTGTMDTFWDPTPELRQSRLTRCTVPPEEQGEFESERLWQHVTRAINNKDQTEATNEKFMLEEVQRKSARERKAKCEEWIPALFEQDPVTGEWHYRYADTRPWDPLNDLIQFEKDGCIQTKVRHRTPMVTVPKRKHKSDKPKSPESGCSSPEPDRQDSSGSERHKSKHNSRLRKKGADLSELQSAIESIKQTQEDINRSISVLRSRAAGRVEGGSFLQQRDYVIIIFLILLQVLINYVFK, encoded by the exons GTTTcgagagagggaaggaggaccTCTTGCCTCTGCCTTTGAAAGAGGACTCACATTCCATATCTAAGAGCAag TCTGAAACCAAGCTGTACAATGGCTCAGACAAGGATGTGTCGGCGTCTGGAGGAAAGCTCACCAAAAAAGAGTCCCTCAAG GTGCAGAAGAAAAACTAcagggaagaaaagaagagggcAACCAAGGAGCTGCTCAGCACCATCACTGATCCTTCTGTCATCGTCATGGCCGACTGGCTAAAG ATCCGTGGCACTCTGAAGAGCTGGACCAAGCTGTGGTGCGTGCTGAAACCAGGTGTCCTGCTCATCtacaaaactcacaaaaacgGTCAGTGGGTGGGAACCGTGCTGCTCAACGCCTGCGAGCTGATCGAGAGGCCCTCCAAGAAGGACGGCTTCTGCTTCAAGCTCTTTCACCCGCTGGAGCAGTCCATCTGGGCCGTCAAG GGTCCTAAAGGAGAAGCAGTGGGCTCCATCACACAGCCGTTACCCAGCAGCCACCTCATCTTCCGTGCTGCTTCTGAGTCTGATG GCCGATGCTGGATGGATGCCTTAGAGCTGGCCCTGAAGTGCTCCAGCCTATTGAAGAGGACCATGATCCGTGAGGGGAAGGAGGACATGAGCACCGTAGCCACTGGAGGAGAACACTCCATTAATTTCTACAGCCTCCTCCGAGCCCACAACATACACGGTTTCCA GTTCAATGACAGTGACCATTTGAAAGACCCGGACCTGTACTCTGACAagtcagacagagagggagagcaggacCACGAGGAGTCAGACCCAGAAGGCCTGGAGAAGAGTGAGGAGAGCGACAGCGACACATCAGAGCGTCAAGACGACTCATACATCGACCTGGACCCTAACGAACATCTGCGGGAAACCCCGTACCTGGAACAGTCCCACGAGGAACTGGGAGAG GCTGGTGAGGCTGCCCAGACAGAGACGGTGTCAGAGGAGAATAAATCTCTGATATGGACTCTGCTGAAGCAGGTGCGGCCCGGCATGGATCTGTCCAAGGTGGTGCTGCCCACATTCATCCTGGAGCCAAGGTCCTTTCTGGACAAACTCTCTGACTACTACTACCATGCAGACTTCCTATCAGA GGCTGCAGTTGAAGAGAACGCTTACAACCGGATGAAGAAAGTGGTGAAGTGGTACATCTCCGGGTTTTACAAAAAGCCAAAG GGGTTGAAGAAGCCTTACAACCCCATTATTGGAGAGACGTACCGCTGCATGTGGCTCCACCAAAAGACCAACAGTAAGACCTTCTACATCGCAGAACAG GTATCCCATCATCCTCCAGTATCAGCCTTTTATGTCAGCAACAGGAAGGATGGTTTCTGCCTCAGTGGCAGCATCCTTGCCAAGTCCAAGTTCTATG GAAACTCACTGTCAGCCATATTAGACGGAGAGGCTCGGCTCACTTTCCTCAACCGAGGAGAAGACTACGTGATGAACATGCCCTACGCTCACTGCAAAG GGATCCTGTACGGCACCATGACCCTGGAGCTGGGTGGTCAGATCACCATTGCATGTGAGAAAACAGGCTACAGCGCTCAGCTCGAGTTTAAACTCAAG ccaTTCCTGGGCAGCAGTGACAGTGTCAATCAGATCTCTGGAAAGATCAAACTGGGAAAGGAGGTGTTGGCTACACTGGAAGGACACTGG GACAGCGAGATCTTCATCAACGACAAGAAGACAGGGACGATGGACACGTTCTGGGACCCGACACCGGAGCTGAGGCAGAGCCGTCTGACCCGCTGCACTGTCCCCCCAGAGGAGCAGGGAGAGTTTGAATCAGAAAG aCTGTGGCAGCATGTGACCCGCGCCATCAACAACAAGGACCAGACTGAGGCCACCAACGAGAAGTTCATGCTGGAGGAAGTTCAGAGGAAATCAGCCCGCGAGCGGAAAGCCAAATGTGAGGAGTGGATCCCCGCCCTGTTCGAGCAGGACCCCGTCACTGGAGAGTGGCATTACAGATATGCCGA CACGAGGCCATGGGATCCACTCAATGACCTGATCCAGTTTGAGAAAGACGGCTGCATCCAGACCAAGGTCCGACACCGCACCCCTATG GTAACGGTGCCAAAGAGGAAACACAAGAGCGACAAGCCCAAGAGCCCAGAGAGTGGCTGCTCGTCACCCGAACCCGACCGCCAAGACTCATCTGGCAGCGAAC GACACAAAAGCAAGCATAACAGTCGGCTGAGGAAAAAAGGAGCAGACCTCAGTGAACTTCAAAGTGCCATTGAATCTATAAAGCAGACGCAGGAGGACATTAACAG gaGCATCAGCGTGCTGCGGAGTCGTGCGGCAGGCCGGGTGGAGGGCGGCTCCTTCCTCCAGCAGCGCGACTACGTCATCATCATTTTCCTCATCCTCCTTCAGGTCCTGATCAACTATGTCTTCAAGTAG
- the osbpl8 gene encoding oxysterol-binding protein-related protein 8 isoform X3 produces MSQRQVKERDKEREKEAGLLTPNREHVATPSTLSPGVSYTHGFERGKEDLLPLPLKEDSHSISKSKSETKLYNGSDKDVSASGGKLTKKESLKVQKKNYREEKKRATKELLSTITDPSVIVMADWLKIRGTLKSWTKLWCVLKPGVLLIYKTHKNGQWVGTVLLNACELIERPSKKDGFCFKLFHPLEQSIWAVKGPKGEAVGSITQPLPSSHLIFRAASESDGRCWMDALELALKCSSLLKRTMIREGKEDMSTVATGGEHSINFYSLLRAHNIHGFQFNDSDHLKDPDLYSDKSDREGEQDHEESDPEGLEKSEESDSDTSERQDDSYIDLDPNEHLRETPYLEQSHEELGEAGEAAQTETVSEENKSLIWTLLKQVRPGMDLSKVVLPTFILEPRSFLDKLSDYYYHADFLSEAAVEENAYNRMKKVVKWYISGFYKKPKGLKKPYNPIIGETYRCMWLHQKTNSKTFYIAEQVSHHPPVSAFYVSNRKDGFCLSGSILAKSKFYGNSLSAILDGEARLTFLNRGEDYVMNMPYAHCKGILYGTMTLELGGQITIACEKTGYSAQLEFKLKPFLGSSDSVNQISGKIKLGKEVLATLEGHWDSEIFINDKKTGTMDTFWDPTPELRQSRLTRCTVPPEEQGEFESERLWQHVTRAINNKDQTEATNEKFMLEEVQRKSARERKAKCEEWIPALFEQDPVTGEWHYRYADTRPWDPLNDLIQFEKDGCIQTKVRHRTPMVRSGSLISLSNQGPRRDNCKCQVTVPKRKHKSDKPKSPESGCSSPEPDRQDSSGSERHKSKHNSRLRKKGADLSELQSAIESIKQTQEDINRSISVLRSRAAGRVEGGSFLQQRDYVIIIFLILLQVLINYVFK; encoded by the exons GTTTcgagagagggaaggaggaccTCTTGCCTCTGCCTTTGAAAGAGGACTCACATTCCATATCTAAGAGCAag TCTGAAACCAAGCTGTACAATGGCTCAGACAAGGATGTGTCGGCGTCTGGAGGAAAGCTCACCAAAAAAGAGTCCCTCAAG GTGCAGAAGAAAAACTAcagggaagaaaagaagagggcAACCAAGGAGCTGCTCAGCACCATCACTGATCCTTCTGTCATCGTCATGGCCGACTGGCTAAAG ATCCGTGGCACTCTGAAGAGCTGGACCAAGCTGTGGTGCGTGCTGAAACCAGGTGTCCTGCTCATCtacaaaactcacaaaaacgGTCAGTGGGTGGGAACCGTGCTGCTCAACGCCTGCGAGCTGATCGAGAGGCCCTCCAAGAAGGACGGCTTCTGCTTCAAGCTCTTTCACCCGCTGGAGCAGTCCATCTGGGCCGTCAAG GGTCCTAAAGGAGAAGCAGTGGGCTCCATCACACAGCCGTTACCCAGCAGCCACCTCATCTTCCGTGCTGCTTCTGAGTCTGATG GCCGATGCTGGATGGATGCCTTAGAGCTGGCCCTGAAGTGCTCCAGCCTATTGAAGAGGACCATGATCCGTGAGGGGAAGGAGGACATGAGCACCGTAGCCACTGGAGGAGAACACTCCATTAATTTCTACAGCCTCCTCCGAGCCCACAACATACACGGTTTCCA GTTCAATGACAGTGACCATTTGAAAGACCCGGACCTGTACTCTGACAagtcagacagagagggagagcaggacCACGAGGAGTCAGACCCAGAAGGCCTGGAGAAGAGTGAGGAGAGCGACAGCGACACATCAGAGCGTCAAGACGACTCATACATCGACCTGGACCCTAACGAACATCTGCGGGAAACCCCGTACCTGGAACAGTCCCACGAGGAACTGGGAGAG GCTGGTGAGGCTGCCCAGACAGAGACGGTGTCAGAGGAGAATAAATCTCTGATATGGACTCTGCTGAAGCAGGTGCGGCCCGGCATGGATCTGTCCAAGGTGGTGCTGCCCACATTCATCCTGGAGCCAAGGTCCTTTCTGGACAAACTCTCTGACTACTACTACCATGCAGACTTCCTATCAGA GGCTGCAGTTGAAGAGAACGCTTACAACCGGATGAAGAAAGTGGTGAAGTGGTACATCTCCGGGTTTTACAAAAAGCCAAAG GGGTTGAAGAAGCCTTACAACCCCATTATTGGAGAGACGTACCGCTGCATGTGGCTCCACCAAAAGACCAACAGTAAGACCTTCTACATCGCAGAACAG GTATCCCATCATCCTCCAGTATCAGCCTTTTATGTCAGCAACAGGAAGGATGGTTTCTGCCTCAGTGGCAGCATCCTTGCCAAGTCCAAGTTCTATG GAAACTCACTGTCAGCCATATTAGACGGAGAGGCTCGGCTCACTTTCCTCAACCGAGGAGAAGACTACGTGATGAACATGCCCTACGCTCACTGCAAAG GGATCCTGTACGGCACCATGACCCTGGAGCTGGGTGGTCAGATCACCATTGCATGTGAGAAAACAGGCTACAGCGCTCAGCTCGAGTTTAAACTCAAG ccaTTCCTGGGCAGCAGTGACAGTGTCAATCAGATCTCTGGAAAGATCAAACTGGGAAAGGAGGTGTTGGCTACACTGGAAGGACACTGG GACAGCGAGATCTTCATCAACGACAAGAAGACAGGGACGATGGACACGTTCTGGGACCCGACACCGGAGCTGAGGCAGAGCCGTCTGACCCGCTGCACTGTCCCCCCAGAGGAGCAGGGAGAGTTTGAATCAGAAAG aCTGTGGCAGCATGTGACCCGCGCCATCAACAACAAGGACCAGACTGAGGCCACCAACGAGAAGTTCATGCTGGAGGAAGTTCAGAGGAAATCAGCCCGCGAGCGGAAAGCCAAATGTGAGGAGTGGATCCCCGCCCTGTTCGAGCAGGACCCCGTCACTGGAGAGTGGCATTACAGATATGCCGA CACGAGGCCATGGGATCCACTCAATGACCTGATCCAGTTTGAGAAAGACGGCTGCATCCAGACCAAGGTCCGACACCGCACCCCTATGGTACGTTCTGGCAGTCTTATTAGTCTGAGTAACCAGGGGCCACGGAGGGACAATTGCAAGTGCCAG GTAACGGTGCCAAAGAGGAAACACAAGAGCGACAAGCCCAAGAGCCCAGAGAGTGGCTGCTCGTCACCCGAACCCGACCGCCAAGACTCATCTGGCAGCGAAC GACACAAAAGCAAGCATAACAGTCGGCTGAGGAAAAAAGGAGCAGACCTCAGTGAACTTCAAAGTGCCATTGAATCTATAAAGCAGACGCAGGAGGACATTAACAG gaGCATCAGCGTGCTGCGGAGTCGTGCGGCAGGCCGGGTGGAGGGCGGCTCCTTCCTCCAGCAGCGCGACTACGTCATCATCATTTTCCTCATCCTCCTTCAGGTCCTGATCAACTATGTCTTCAAGTAG
- the osbpl8 gene encoding oxysterol-binding protein-related protein 8 isoform X1, producing MESSSESQQEPEKTLHHAELREHHATSAAVVCGDDTVLLTPGRMSQRQVKERDKEREKEAGLLTPNREHVATPSTLSPGVSYTHGFERGKEDLLPLPLKEDSHSISKSKSETKLYNGSDKDVSASGGKLTKKESLKVQKKNYREEKKRATKELLSTITDPSVIVMADWLKIRGTLKSWTKLWCVLKPGVLLIYKTHKNGQWVGTVLLNACELIERPSKKDGFCFKLFHPLEQSIWAVKGPKGEAVGSITQPLPSSHLIFRAASESDGRCWMDALELALKCSSLLKRTMIREGKEDMSTVATGGEHSINFYSLLRAHNIHGFQFNDSDHLKDPDLYSDKSDREGEQDHEESDPEGLEKSEESDSDTSERQDDSYIDLDPNEHLRETPYLEQSHEELGEAGEAAQTETVSEENKSLIWTLLKQVRPGMDLSKVVLPTFILEPRSFLDKLSDYYYHADFLSEAAVEENAYNRMKKVVKWYISGFYKKPKGLKKPYNPIIGETYRCMWLHQKTNSKTFYIAEQVSHHPPVSAFYVSNRKDGFCLSGSILAKSKFYGNSLSAILDGEARLTFLNRGEDYVMNMPYAHCKGILYGTMTLELGGQITIACEKTGYSAQLEFKLKPFLGSSDSVNQISGKIKLGKEVLATLEGHWDSEIFINDKKTGTMDTFWDPTPELRQSRLTRCTVPPEEQGEFESERLWQHVTRAINNKDQTEATNEKFMLEEVQRKSARERKAKCEEWIPALFEQDPVTGEWHYRYADTRPWDPLNDLIQFEKDGCIQTKVRHRTPMVRSGSLISLSNQGPRRDNCKCQVTVPKRKHKSDKPKSPESGCSSPEPDRQDSSGSERHKSKHNSRLRKKGADLSELQSAIESIKQTQEDINRSISVLRSRAAGRVEGGSFLQQRDYVIIIFLILLQVLINYVFK from the exons GTTTcgagagagggaaggaggaccTCTTGCCTCTGCCTTTGAAAGAGGACTCACATTCCATATCTAAGAGCAag TCTGAAACCAAGCTGTACAATGGCTCAGACAAGGATGTGTCGGCGTCTGGAGGAAAGCTCACCAAAAAAGAGTCCCTCAAG GTGCAGAAGAAAAACTAcagggaagaaaagaagagggcAACCAAGGAGCTGCTCAGCACCATCACTGATCCTTCTGTCATCGTCATGGCCGACTGGCTAAAG ATCCGTGGCACTCTGAAGAGCTGGACCAAGCTGTGGTGCGTGCTGAAACCAGGTGTCCTGCTCATCtacaaaactcacaaaaacgGTCAGTGGGTGGGAACCGTGCTGCTCAACGCCTGCGAGCTGATCGAGAGGCCCTCCAAGAAGGACGGCTTCTGCTTCAAGCTCTTTCACCCGCTGGAGCAGTCCATCTGGGCCGTCAAG GGTCCTAAAGGAGAAGCAGTGGGCTCCATCACACAGCCGTTACCCAGCAGCCACCTCATCTTCCGTGCTGCTTCTGAGTCTGATG GCCGATGCTGGATGGATGCCTTAGAGCTGGCCCTGAAGTGCTCCAGCCTATTGAAGAGGACCATGATCCGTGAGGGGAAGGAGGACATGAGCACCGTAGCCACTGGAGGAGAACACTCCATTAATTTCTACAGCCTCCTCCGAGCCCACAACATACACGGTTTCCA GTTCAATGACAGTGACCATTTGAAAGACCCGGACCTGTACTCTGACAagtcagacagagagggagagcaggacCACGAGGAGTCAGACCCAGAAGGCCTGGAGAAGAGTGAGGAGAGCGACAGCGACACATCAGAGCGTCAAGACGACTCATACATCGACCTGGACCCTAACGAACATCTGCGGGAAACCCCGTACCTGGAACAGTCCCACGAGGAACTGGGAGAG GCTGGTGAGGCTGCCCAGACAGAGACGGTGTCAGAGGAGAATAAATCTCTGATATGGACTCTGCTGAAGCAGGTGCGGCCCGGCATGGATCTGTCCAAGGTGGTGCTGCCCACATTCATCCTGGAGCCAAGGTCCTTTCTGGACAAACTCTCTGACTACTACTACCATGCAGACTTCCTATCAGA GGCTGCAGTTGAAGAGAACGCTTACAACCGGATGAAGAAAGTGGTGAAGTGGTACATCTCCGGGTTTTACAAAAAGCCAAAG GGGTTGAAGAAGCCTTACAACCCCATTATTGGAGAGACGTACCGCTGCATGTGGCTCCACCAAAAGACCAACAGTAAGACCTTCTACATCGCAGAACAG GTATCCCATCATCCTCCAGTATCAGCCTTTTATGTCAGCAACAGGAAGGATGGTTTCTGCCTCAGTGGCAGCATCCTTGCCAAGTCCAAGTTCTATG GAAACTCACTGTCAGCCATATTAGACGGAGAGGCTCGGCTCACTTTCCTCAACCGAGGAGAAGACTACGTGATGAACATGCCCTACGCTCACTGCAAAG GGATCCTGTACGGCACCATGACCCTGGAGCTGGGTGGTCAGATCACCATTGCATGTGAGAAAACAGGCTACAGCGCTCAGCTCGAGTTTAAACTCAAG ccaTTCCTGGGCAGCAGTGACAGTGTCAATCAGATCTCTGGAAAGATCAAACTGGGAAAGGAGGTGTTGGCTACACTGGAAGGACACTGG GACAGCGAGATCTTCATCAACGACAAGAAGACAGGGACGATGGACACGTTCTGGGACCCGACACCGGAGCTGAGGCAGAGCCGTCTGACCCGCTGCACTGTCCCCCCAGAGGAGCAGGGAGAGTTTGAATCAGAAAG aCTGTGGCAGCATGTGACCCGCGCCATCAACAACAAGGACCAGACTGAGGCCACCAACGAGAAGTTCATGCTGGAGGAAGTTCAGAGGAAATCAGCCCGCGAGCGGAAAGCCAAATGTGAGGAGTGGATCCCCGCCCTGTTCGAGCAGGACCCCGTCACTGGAGAGTGGCATTACAGATATGCCGA CACGAGGCCATGGGATCCACTCAATGACCTGATCCAGTTTGAGAAAGACGGCTGCATCCAGACCAAGGTCCGACACCGCACCCCTATGGTACGTTCTGGCAGTCTTATTAGTCTGAGTAACCAGGGGCCACGGAGGGACAATTGCAAGTGCCAG GTAACGGTGCCAAAGAGGAAACACAAGAGCGACAAGCCCAAGAGCCCAGAGAGTGGCTGCTCGTCACCCGAACCCGACCGCCAAGACTCATCTGGCAGCGAAC GACACAAAAGCAAGCATAACAGTCGGCTGAGGAAAAAAGGAGCAGACCTCAGTGAACTTCAAAGTGCCATTGAATCTATAAAGCAGACGCAGGAGGACATTAACAG gaGCATCAGCGTGCTGCGGAGTCGTGCGGCAGGCCGGGTGGAGGGCGGCTCCTTCCTCCAGCAGCGCGACTACGTCATCATCATTTTCCTCATCCTCCTTCAGGTCCTGATCAACTATGTCTTCAAGTAG
- the LOC122975197 gene encoding E3 ubiquitin-protein ligase TRIM39-like, with protein sequence MATAGSLLSEDQFLCSICLDVFNDPVSIPCGHNFCKNCITKHWNISVQCQCPLCNKHFDIRPEVHVNTFISEMAAQFRQSGLEETNSCSEQQQAKPEVLCDVCTETKLKALKSCLVCLTSYCETHLELHHRVPGLKRHKLIDPVKNLEGRMCKKHERPLELFCKTDQICVCRFCNESTHMRHLIVPLKDEYEGKKAKLGETEAKIQQMIQERQLKIWELQHSVEFSKEEADRELADSVQVFANMIQSVEEGLAKLIEMIEEKHKTTEKQAEGLIKELEEEISKLMKRSAELEYLSCTEDHLQFLQSCPSLNSAPPCKDWSEVRVHSSNEGTVRRAVAQLEETLSQEIKRLLEAELKTVQQYAVNVTFNQETAHPKLILSDHGKQVSHGDVKQNLPDNPERFSSCCGVLGKQSFTSGRFYYEVQVKEKTDWTLGVARESINRKGEIKVCPRNGYWTVWLRKGDVYHANTSPPVRLLPKLKPQKVGVFVDYEEGLVSFYDVDAAALIYSFTGCKFKEKLYPYFSPCSNDGGRNSAPLIISPVNNTYLTNV encoded by the coding sequence ATGGCAACAGCCGGCAGTCTCCTCTCCGAAGATCAGTTTCTGTGTtccatctgtctggatgtgttcaATGATCCAGTCTCCATaccatgtggacacaacttctgcaaaaactgcatcacaAAACACTGGAATATTAGTGTTCAGTGTCAGTGTCCACTGTGTAATAAGCATTTTGACATAAGACCAGAAGTGCATGTCAACACTTTCATATCTGAGATGGCTGCTCAGTTCAGACAGTCAGGCTTAGAGGAAACCAATAGCTGCTCAGAGCAACAACAAGCCAAACCAGAAGTTCTCTGTGACGTCTGCACCgaaaccaaactgaaggccTTGAAGTCCTGCCTGGTGTGTCTGACCTCctactgtgagactcacctggagcTTCATCATAGAGTCCCTGGTCTGAAAAGACATAAGCTGATTGATCCTGTGAAGAACTTGGAAGGCAGGATGTGCAAGAAACATGAAAGACCTCTAGAGCTGTTCTGCAAGACTGACCAGATATGTGTTTGTCGGTTCTGCAATGAGTCAACTCACATGAGACATCTTATTGTTCCTTTGAAAGATgaatatgaaggaaagaaagcaaaactCGGGGAGACAGAGGCTAAAATTCAGCAGATGATCCAGGAGAGACAACTGAAGATTTGGGAGCTCCAACACTCAGTGGAGTTCAGCAAagaggaggcagacagagagctAGCTGACAGTGTGCAGGTCTTTGCTAATATGATTCAGTCTGTTGAGGAAGGTCTTGCTAAACTGATTGAGATGATTGAAGAGAagcacaaaacaacagagaaacaggctgaaggtctcatcaaagagctggaagAGGAAATCTCAAAGCTGATGAAGAGAAGTGCTGAGCTGGAGTATCTCTCATGCACTGAAGACCACCTCCAGTTCCTCCAAAGCTGTCCATCCCTGAACTCTGCTCCACCCTGCAAAGACtggtcagaggtcagagttcACTCATCAAATGAGGGAACTGTGAGGAGAGCTGTGgctcagctggaggagacaCTCAGTCAAGAGATAAAGAGGCTGCTTGAGGCTGAACTGAAGACGgtccagcagtatgcagtgAATGTGACTTTCAATCAGGAAACAGCGCATCCTAAACTCATCCTATCAGACCATGGGAAACAAGTCAGTCACGGTGATGTAAAACAGAATCTTCCAGACAACCCAGAGAGATTTTCTTCATGTTGTGGTGTGTTAGGAAAGCAGAGCTTCACTTCAGGCAGATTTTACTATGAGGTTCAGGTTAAAGAGAAGACTGACTGGACTTTAGGAGTCGCCAGAGAGTCAATAAATAGGAAGGGGGAAATTAAGGTTTGCCCCAGGAATGGCTACTGGACTGTATGGTTGAGAAAAGGAGATGTATATCATGCTAATACTAGCCCTCCTGTCCGTCTCTTGCCGAAGTTAAAGCCTcagaaggtgggggtgtttgtggattatgaggaaggtctggtctccttttatgatgtagatgctgcagctcttatcTACTCCTTTACTGGCTGTAAGTTCAAAGAGAAACTCTATCCGTACTTTAGTCCCTGTTCTAATGATGGTGGTAGAAACTCTGCCCCTCTGATTATCTCTCCTGTCAATAACACATATTTGACCaatgtttag